From a single Calothrix sp. NIES-2098 genomic region:
- a CDS encoding pentapeptide repeat-containing protein: protein MYNNDFSGQDLRGYDFQNCDLRNCNFSGCDLRGYDFQNRDLRNCNFSGARLNGCNFSGARLNGCNFSGANLCGANLTQAQLCGADLSEANLKGADLRGCNLTGANLDRANMQNTRLADARFDGTSVFDASFKESERLDERTRLSLINEGARFEERTPQPPSTLPWWQHVIVPITLTVLSLIGSAIINMFTTSQPKATPSGQNSISTARPTPISEPPTLNPTGKVSNQK from the coding sequence ATGTATAACAACGATTTTAGTGGTCAGGACTTAAGGGGTTACGATTTTCAAAACTGCGATCTCAGAAACTGTAACTTCAGTGGTTGTGATTTAAGGGGTTACGATTTTCAAAATCGCGATCTCAGAAACTGTAACTTCAGTGGCGCTAGGCTCAATGGTTGTAACTTCAGTGGCGCTAGGCTCAATGGTTGTAACTTCAGTGGCGCTAACTTATGTGGTGCGAATCTAACACAGGCTCAGTTGTGTGGTGCTGATCTGTCTGAAGCCAATCTCAAAGGAGCAGACTTACGTGGTTGTAACTTGACTGGAGCGAATCTAGACAGAGCTAATATGCAAAATACAAGGCTCGCAGATGCTCGATTTGATGGAACAAGCGTGTTCGATGCTTCCTTTAAAGAAAGCGAAAGACTTGATGAAAGGACAAGACTTAGTTTAATCAATGAAGGAGCTAGGTTTGAAGAGCGGACGCCTCAACCTCCATCTACCCTTCCTTGGTGGCAACATGTAATTGTACCAATTACTCTTACTGTTCTTAGTCTTATAGGTAGTGCAATTATTAACATGTTTACTACTTCTCAACCGAAAGCTACTCCATCAGGGCAAAATTCTATATCTACTGCAAGACCTACTCCCATAAGTGAACCACCGACTTTGAATCCTACAGGTAAAGTTAGCAACCAAAAATAA
- a CDS encoding DNA replication and repair protein RecF — protein sequence MFLKSIHLRQFRNYTDQKVEFSAAKTILVGNNAQGKSNLLEAVELLATLRSHRMARDRDLVQEGEAIAQVNASLERQTGISDLSLTLRRNGRRTVALNGESVRRQMDFLGVLNAVEFSSLDLDLVRGGPEGRRSWLDTLLIQLEPVYAHILHQYNQVLRQRNAFLKHTQDSALSTQHAEQLAVWDAQLATTGTRVIRRRERAIQRLAPIATKWHSSISGSTETLQIEYAPSVPLGDNYPQEVQQAFLDKIQQRAVAELRQGTTLVGPHRDEVELIINQTPARQYGSQGQQRTLVLALKLAELQLIEEVVGEPPLLLLDDVLAELDLYRQNQLLDAIQDRFQTLITTTHLGSFDSQWLNSSQILLVKAGEISLPNDIY from the coding sequence ATGTTTCTCAAATCGATTCACCTCCGACAGTTTCGCAATTACACAGACCAAAAAGTGGAGTTTTCTGCTGCCAAAACAATTTTGGTAGGTAACAATGCTCAGGGAAAGTCGAATTTGTTAGAGGCGGTGGAGTTGTTGGCGACATTGCGATCTCATCGTATGGCACGCGATCGCGATTTAGTTCAAGAAGGAGAAGCGATCGCTCAAGTGAACGCTTCCTTAGAGCGTCAAACTGGTATTAGTGACCTGAGCTTAACTCTGCGCCGGAATGGTCGTCGTACTGTTGCTCTGAATGGCGAGTCTGTGCGCCGTCAAATGGACTTTCTCGGCGTTTTGAATGCAGTAGAGTTTTCTAGTCTAGATTTAGACTTGGTGCGCGGTGGCCCAGAAGGCCGTCGCAGTTGGCTAGATACCCTACTAATCCAACTCGAACCTGTTTATGCTCATATTTTGCACCAGTACAATCAGGTTTTGCGACAGCGCAATGCTTTTTTGAAACATACTCAAGACTCAGCACTCAGCACTCAGCACGCAGAACAATTGGCAGTATGGGATGCACAGTTAGCTACCACAGGAACCAGAGTAATTAGGCGGCGCGAACGAGCTATACAGAGATTAGCGCCGATTGCTACTAAGTGGCACTCTAGTATCAGTGGTAGTACGGAAACGCTCCAGATCGAGTATGCGCCTAGCGTGCCTTTAGGGGACAACTATCCCCAAGAAGTACAGCAAGCTTTTTTAGACAAAATTCAACAGCGCGCCGTTGCCGAACTTCGCCAAGGTACTACATTGGTTGGCCCTCATCGCGACGAAGTAGAATTAATTATTAACCAAACACCCGCACGTCAATACGGTTCCCAAGGTCAGCAGCGCACCCTAGTACTAGCTTTGAAATTAGCAGAATTACAACTCATTGAAGAAGTTGTAGGAGAGCCACCACTGCTATTGCTAGATGATGTTTTAGCAGAACTAGACCTGTACCGTCAAAATCAATTACTTGATGCTATTCAAGATCGATTTCAAACTTTAATTACGACAACTCACCTCGGTTCTTTTGACTCACAGTGGTTGAATTCATCTCAAATTTTGCTTGTCAAGGCAGGAGAGATCTCACTACCAAATGATATTTACTAA
- a CDS encoding MgtC/SapB transporter: MSNDLLSIVFRLFIALLSGAIIGLERERRHKPAGLRTHMLVSLGSAIFTVIPLYTVELKPSADALSRVIQGIAAGVGFLGAGEILRESSQESQRSEVHGLTSAAAVWVSAALGIAAGCGLWQLGLIGALLTFLVLYVFKRFEKRN, from the coding sequence ATGAGCAATGATTTGTTAAGTATAGTTTTTAGACTATTTATAGCACTACTAAGTGGTGCGATTATTGGCTTAGAAAGGGAACGGAGACATAAACCAGCGGGTTTAAGAACTCATATGTTAGTAAGTCTAGGTTCAGCGATTTTTACTGTTATACCCCTGTATACAGTAGAACTCAAACCTAGTGCTGATGCTCTTAGCCGAGTGATTCAAGGTATTGCGGCTGGTGTAGGATTTCTGGGTGCGGGAGAGATTTTACGCGAATCTTCTCAAGAATCACAGCGTTCTGAAGTTCACGGACTTACATCAGCGGCGGCTGTATGGGTTTCCGCCGCTTTGGGAATTGCTGCTGGGTGTGGCTTGTGGCAATTAGGATTAATTGGCGCTTTGCTAACTTTTTTAGTTCTCTATGTTTTCAAGCGATTTGAAAAAAGAAATTAG
- a CDS encoding PEP-utilizing enzyme, which yields MDKLYWLDQIKLQDRAKVGDKAFYLSRIMQRGYPVVPGFVIGAEVLQEFLETLNSSESLVADLPHSSLHLDVANWRQLQQVAGRLRQEIITANVPESWVSKILTAARKWESEHLILRPTVMVANTTQPVGNISGLLESVFCPCNPEAIALGLKRAWSQLFRARSLLYWQRSSTNLQQVNLAVLVQPIRDAIASGLLNANTSGWEITATCGLEVAIANGEVLPDVYYIQPETGQLIEQQLGNKILAYRLDNIAAKDDLRSLPPSVLSLENTSLVAYLLEENQQKDYALSTDYLHKIIGLGNQLLTELGNNFDIKWTISQETPTPKLYLTQVSTPQSAIPHLQIIKGLGAARGRVTGTAFVITNSSSKPEQLPQGAILVARTIQPDWLPLLQRVTGIITEQGGLTSHAAILARELGIPAVVSATDVTALIQSGERLHVDGDRGEVSRARENTAAERTPPRWSSGENLELNYSPSSMPSLPADSNSRETFTPRSAFSAPQPIIATQLLLNLSQSSLIAQVQSLPVDGVGLLRSELMMLTILEGQHPNSWLVDGRQAELLELWTDQIMRFARGFAPRPVLYRSLDWRSHELPSFPHQYQSSSQAVLGERGIFSYLLNPTIFELELAALAAVQKAGYSNINLLLPFVRSVEEFSLCRQKVEQAGLTQIPQFQLWIMAEVPSVLFLLPEYVKAGVAGISIGTNDLTQLLLGVDREQEQLAKKFNELHPAVMGAIAQLIEMSKDAGIPCAICGQAPAIYPEIIDRLVQWGITAISVEPEAVERTYQAIARAEQRLILEAARRQLKGG from the coding sequence GTGGACAAACTCTACTGGCTTGACCAAATTAAACTCCAAGACCGCGCCAAAGTAGGTGACAAAGCATTTTACTTGAGCCGAATTATGCAGCGCGGCTACCCGGTAGTACCTGGCTTTGTAATTGGGGCGGAAGTTTTGCAGGAATTTTTAGAGACTCTTAATAGTTCGGAGTCCTTAGTTGCTGACTTACCGCATTCTTCATTACATCTAGATGTCGCTAATTGGCGTCAACTTCAGCAGGTAGCTGGCCGCTTGCGTCAGGAAATTATTACGGCCAATGTACCAGAGTCTTGGGTAAGCAAAATTCTCACAGCAGCAAGAAAATGGGAAAGCGAGCATCTAATTTTGCGTCCAACAGTAATGGTTGCCAATACAACCCAGCCTGTAGGCAATATATCTGGGTTGCTGGAGTCAGTTTTTTGTCCTTGTAATCCAGAAGCGATCGCCTTAGGATTAAAGCGCGCTTGGAGTCAGTTATTTCGTGCCAGAAGTTTACTTTATTGGCAGCGCTCAAGCACCAATCTTCAACAAGTTAATTTAGCAGTTTTGGTACAACCGATTCGCGATGCTATTGCCAGCGGCTTACTCAACGCTAATACATCAGGATGGGAAATTACAGCTACCTGCGGATTGGAAGTAGCGATCGCGAATGGTGAAGTTTTACCCGATGTCTACTATATTCAACCAGAAACAGGACAGTTAATCGAACAACAGCTAGGCAATAAAATCTTAGCCTATCGTCTTGACAACATCGCAGCTAAAGATGACTTGCGATCGTTACCGCCCTCAGTACTGTCATTAGAGAATACTAGTCTAGTTGCCTACCTGCTGGAAGAAAACCAACAGAAAGATTACGCTTTATCAACAGATTATTTGCACAAAATAATTGGTTTAGGGAATCAACTTTTAACTGAATTAGGTAACAATTTTGATATTAAATGGACAATTTCCCAAGAAACTCCTACACCCAAACTCTATCTCACACAAGTTAGCACCCCTCAATCTGCAATTCCCCATCTCCAAATCATCAAGGGGTTAGGAGCAGCAAGAGGGCGGGTGACAGGAACTGCATTCGTAATTACCAATTCTTCGTCTAAACCAGAACAGCTACCCCAAGGAGCGATCTTAGTTGCCAGAACGATCCAGCCTGATTGGTTGCCTTTATTGCAACGAGTTACAGGTATTATTACAGAACAAGGAGGATTGACTAGCCATGCAGCAATTCTAGCTAGAGAGTTGGGAATTCCCGCAGTAGTCAGTGCTACAGATGTCACCGCCCTAATTCAATCTGGCGAACGACTACATGTAGATGGCGATCGCGGTGAAGTTTCTCGTGCCAGAGAAAATACAGCCGCAGAAAGAACTCCACCAAGATGGAGTTCAGGAGAAAATCTAGAACTCAATTATTCTCCGTCTTCCATGCCCTCATTGCCTGCTGACTCCAATTCCAGGGAAACCTTCACCCCTAGATCTGCTTTTTCTGCTCCCCAACCGATAATTGCCACCCAACTGCTGTTGAACTTGAGTCAAAGCAGTTTAATCGCGCAAGTACAAAGCTTACCTGTAGATGGGGTAGGTTTGTTGCGCTCAGAACTAATGATGCTTACCATACTGGAGGGACAACACCCTAATAGCTGGCTAGTAGATGGGCGTCAGGCAGAATTATTAGAGCTATGGACTGACCAGATTATGCGATTTGCTCGTGGCTTTGCACCACGACCAGTTTTATATCGCTCCTTGGATTGGCGATCGCATGAGTTACCATCGTTTCCCCATCAATACCAATCTTCATCACAGGCTGTTTTGGGCGAACGTGGCATTTTTAGCTATTTACTAAATCCCACAATCTTTGAATTAGAATTAGCGGCTTTAGCAGCTGTACAAAAAGCCGGTTACAGCAATATTAACCTCTTATTACCCTTTGTTCGCAGTGTAGAAGAGTTTTCCCTTTGCCGCCAAAAAGTTGAGCAAGCCGGATTAACCCAAATTCCGCAATTTCAACTATGGATCATGGCAGAAGTGCCCAGCGTGCTGTTCTTGCTGCCAGAATATGTCAAAGCAGGCGTAGCGGGAATTTCCATTGGGACGAATGACCTCACACAACTGCTGCTGGGAGTAGATCGAGAACAAGAACAGCTAGCAAAAAAATTTAACGAACTGCATCCAGCCGTCATGGGTGCGATCGCTCAACTAATTGAAATGTCTAAAGATGCCGGAATTCCTTGTGCAATCTGCGGACAAGCCCCAGCAATTTATCCAGAAATTATCGACAGATTAGTGCAATGGGGGATTACGGCAATATCTGTAGAACCAGAAGCCGTAGAGCGAACATATCAAGCGATCGCCCGTGCCGAACAGCGCCTGATTTTAGAAGCTGCGCGGCGTCAGTTGAAGGGAGGGTAA
- a CDS encoding WD-40 repeat-containing protein, whose amino-acid sequence MSSIRYFFRHSLVSLAILSSAVLAQVATAETITGKSGDVQAQISYEKPQEYQYKNVRLKITRSGQTILDQKLPQDSEYDRPIGDLLEAPDNKLPVLDLDGNKEPEVIADFFTGGAHCCTYSLIYRYNSKSNQYQKIRHEWGNGGYRLRDLDKDGLPEFDSRDDRFAYAFSSYAASGYPLQIWQYRQGKMVDVTRRYPKLISSHATELWQTYTEARRQGDDGKGFLSAYLADKYMLGQSQDGWQRVQQAYKKSDRSQFFADLRKFLRETGYIK is encoded by the coding sequence ATGAGTTCTATTCGATACTTCTTCAGGCATTCTTTAGTCTCTTTGGCTATTTTGAGTTCTGCGGTATTAGCCCAAGTTGCTACAGCAGAAACCATTACTGGTAAATCTGGTGATGTGCAGGCGCAAATATCCTACGAGAAACCACAGGAATATCAGTATAAAAATGTACGATTAAAAATTACTCGTTCAGGTCAAACGATTTTAGATCAAAAGCTACCCCAAGACAGTGAATATGACCGACCTATAGGGGATTTGTTGGAAGCTCCAGACAATAAGTTACCAGTGTTAGATTTAGACGGTAATAAAGAACCGGAAGTCATAGCCGATTTCTTCACAGGGGGCGCACATTGCTGTACTTATTCGCTGATTTATCGTTACAACAGTAAATCAAACCAGTACCAAAAGATTCGCCATGAATGGGGTAATGGTGGCTATCGACTGCGAGATTTAGACAAGGATGGATTACCAGAGTTTGATAGCCGAGACGATCGCTTTGCTTATGCTTTTAGTTCCTACGCGGCTTCTGGCTACCCACTGCAAATTTGGCAATATCGTCAAGGCAAAATGGTTGATGTTACCCGTCGCTATCCCAAGTTAATTTCTAGCCATGCCACCGAGCTATGGCAGACTTACACTGAGGCACGCCGACAAGGCGATGATGGTAAGGGATTTCTCTCAGCATACCTAGCAGATAAATATATGCTGGGTCAGAGTCAAGATGGTTGGCAGCGAGTGCAGCAGGCTTATAAAAAGAGCGATCGCTCTCAATTCTTCGCGGACTTACGTAAGTTTTTACGGGAAACGGGATATATAAAATAG